From one Ooceraea biroi isolate clonal line C1 chromosome 7, Obir_v5.4, whole genome shotgun sequence genomic stretch:
- the LOC105275922 gene encoding uncharacterized protein LOC105275922 isoform X1 — translation MDSSKSGYRDLEWAIKLNRISLEVLGLWPKVEEVPREKLKRNLHVLAILLLFVFGVLFPCIHSLIKTHEDIMIVIEHLQGILPMITCVIRIIIFWWKKEDIIPLISMITEDWLKSRNVRERNVMITWTQRLRMIVLASYILTGVAFVSVILLPMFGVSLTYGVNINNTEKRFPLRVYYFFDVTSRPQYELTYISLSIGLFFAAVTYTGIDNFLGLLVFHTCSQLDILSTRFMYLNKFVKFHNGLKNCVMNHTRLLRGIAIIEDTYNKMLLALFLYFSILFAFYGFLIINLVEERNSVSITHVTSLICVVFVIFVHMGLYCAVGEILVIQCDRMYYAICSQEWYTLESKKARNLIFLLIQTKIPCYITVGKIFPMTMATFCSLIKTSTGYVSVLFTTRNN, via the exons ATGGATAGTTCGAAAAGCGGGTATCGAG ATCTCGAATGGGCAATAAAACTAAATCGTATCAGTTTGGAGGTACTTGGATTATGGCCTAAAGTTGAGGAAGTTCCTCGGGAAAAATTAAAGCGCAATTTGCACGTTCTCGCCATTTTGCTACTATTTGTGTTCGGTGTTCTGTTTCCTTGTATTCATTCCCTAATAAAGACTCATGAAGACATCATGATAGTAATAGAACATCTGCAAGGTATCTTACCGATGATTACCTGcgttataagaataataattttttggtGGAAGAAAGAAg ACATAATACCGCTAATAAGCATGATCACCGAAGATTGGTTAAAATCGAGAAATGTACGCGAGAGAAACGTGATGATTACATGGACACAGAGGTTACGTATGATTGTTCTCGCCTCATACATTTTAACAGGAGTAGCTTTTGTTTCTGTCATTCTTCTACCTATGTTTGGAGTGTCATTAACATACGgagtgaatattaataatacagaaAAAAGGTTCCCCCTCAGAGTTTATTACTTTTTCGATGTAACATCAAGACCACAATACGAACTTACATATATTAGTCTTTCCATCGGCCTTTTTTTCGCTGCCGTTACATACACGGGTATCGATAATTTCCTCGGACTATTAGTATTTCACACTTGCAGCCAATTGGATATTCTGAGTACTCGCTTCATGTATTTGAATAAATTCGTGAAGTTTCATAATGGCTTGAAGAATTGCGTGATGAATCATACACGATTGCTTAG agGCATTGCCATTATAGAGgatacatataataagatgttactggcattatttttatattttagcatTCTCTTTGCTTTCTATGgattcttaataattaat TTAGTTGAGGAAAGAAATTCTGTATCAATTACTCATGTAACATCTCTCATTTGCGttgtttttgttatatttgttCATATGGGTCTCTATTGCGCTGTTGGTGAAATTTTAGTTATCCAA TGCGATAGAATGTACTACGCAATATGCAGCCAGGAATGGTACACCCTGGAGTCAAAAAAAgccagaaatttaatttttttattgatccAAACTAAGATACcgtgttatattactgttggAAAGATATTTCCCATGACAATGGCTACATTTTGCAGt TTAATAAAAACTTCGACTGGTTATGTATCGGTTTTGTTTACGACTAGAaacaattaa
- the LOC113561428 gene encoding uncharacterized protein LOC113561428, with the protein MDSSTNGYRDLEWAIKLNRISLEVLGLWPKVEEVPREKLKHNLHVLSILLIFVLSILFPCIHSLVKTHEDIMIIIEHLQCILPMITCIVRIIVFWWKKEDIIPIISMITEDWLKSRNVQERNMMITWAQRSRIIVISSYIVMGISCFCGVLLPIFGLSLTDGVNINDTEKIFPLRVYYFYDVTKSPQYELTYIILTIGIFFTATTYTGIDNFLGLLIFHICGQLDILSTRLMYLNTFMKFHNDLKNCVMNHTRLLRAIAIIEDTYNKMLLALFLYFGILFAFYGFLIINLVQERNYLSITRIISLMCVVITILVHMGLYCAVGEVLIIQVS; encoded by the exons ATGGACAGTTCGACAAACGGGTACAGAG ATCTCGAATGGGCAATAAAACTAAATCGTATCAGTTTGGAGGTGCTTGGATTATGGCCGAAAGTTGAGGAAGTCCCTCGGGAAAAATTAAAGCACAATTTGCATGTTCTCTCCATTTTGCTGATATTTGTGCTCAGTATTCTGTTTCCTTGTATTCATTCGCTAGTAAAGACTCACGAAGACATCATGATAATAATAGAACATCTACAATGTATTTTACCGATGATTACCTGCATTGTaagaataattgttttttggtgGAAGAAAGAAg ACATCATACCAATAATAAGCATGATCACCGAAGATTGGTTAAAATCGAGGAATGTACAAGAGAGAAATATGATGATTACATGGGCACAGAGATCACGCATAATTGTTATATCCTCGTACATTGTAATGGGAATATCTTGTTTTTGCGGCGTTCTTTTACCTATTTTCGGACTATCGTTAACAGATGGagtgaatattaatgatacaGAAAAGATATTCCCCCTCAGAGTGTATTACTTTTACGATGTAACGAAAAGCCCACAATATGaacttacatatattattcttactaTCGGTATTTTTTTCACTGCCACTACATACACGGGTATCGATAATTTCCTCggactattaatatttcatatttgtgGCCAATTAGACATTCTGAGCACTCGTTTAATGTATTTGAATACATTCATGAAGTTTCATAATGACTTGAAAAATTGCGTAATGAATCACACACGACTGCTGAG agCCATTGCCATTATAGAAgatacatataataagatgttactagcattatttttatatttcggcATTCTCTTTGCTTTCTATGgattcttaataattaat TTAGTCCAGGAAAGGAATTATCTATCAATTACTCGCATAATATCTCTTATGTGTGTTGTTATTACTATACTTGTTCATATGGGACTTTATTGCGCTGTTGGTGAAGTTTTAATCATCCAAGTAAGTTAA